The following coding sequences are from one Tolumonas lignilytica window:
- a CDS encoding maltose acetyltransferase domain-containing protein: protein MDEFQKMKTGEPYNPADTKLVELRVQAKRLLDKFNHSLYDDKDKRQHILKTLLGSMGNNVSINRHFYCDYGCNIHLGNNFISVIIFLLTMTV from the coding sequence ATGGATGAATTTCAAAAAATGAAGACTGGGGAACCTTATAACCCTGCTGACACAAAGCTGGTTGAATTACGAGTTCAGGCAAAACGGCTATTAGATAAATTCAATCATTCTTTGTATGACGATAAAGATAAACGACAACACATTCTCAAGACATTATTGGGTTCGATGGGAAATAATGTTTCTATCAACAGACATTTTTATTGTGATTATGGCTGTAATATTCATCTCGGTAATAATTTCATCTCGGTAATAATTTTTTTGCTAACTATGACTGTGTGA
- a CDS encoding DeoR/GlpR family DNA-binding transcription regulator, which translates to MDKFSPEERHQLILSLLKSHNKVMATDLAMQLSATEATIRRDLRFLANEGLCKRIHGGALSLVPPTGTQEQRLANRNSEKQALAVAALSIIKRDQVIFLDASSTHMLLASLLPNDLGLTVVTNSPAIATRLLERQHIRTIQIGGELNYAVGGAIDITAVDALNKFRFDLCFMGVCGWSSDIGFSAIYYQDGEFKRQVASRSGAIAALCTDDKIEALAPYPFLPSDRLDYLICSPDNSELKEYFAQLDCTVITSNNV; encoded by the coding sequence ATGGATAAATTTTCGCCGGAAGAACGCCATCAGTTAATTCTGAGTCTGTTGAAATCACACAATAAAGTGATGGCAACCGATTTAGCGATGCAGCTCAGTGCTACTGAAGCGACGATCCGTCGTGATTTGCGTTTTCTTGCTAATGAGGGGCTGTGTAAACGAATTCATGGTGGAGCGCTGTCTCTTGTCCCTCCGACGGGCACGCAAGAGCAACGTTTGGCAAATCGTAATAGTGAAAAACAAGCATTAGCGGTTGCAGCTTTATCCATCATAAAACGGGATCAAGTCATTTTCCTGGATGCCAGCAGCACCCATATGTTGCTCGCAAGTTTGCTACCTAACGATTTAGGGCTGACCGTTGTCACCAACAGCCCAGCGATTGCCACACGCTTACTGGAACGACAACATATCCGAACCATTCAGATCGGTGGGGAATTAAACTATGCCGTCGGCGGGGCGATTGATATTACAGCCGTAGATGCATTGAACAAATTCCGGTTTGATCTTTGTTTTATGGGCGTTTGTGGCTGGTCTTCCGATATTGGGTTTAGTGCAATCTACTACCAGGATGGGGAGTTTAAACGTCAGGTAGCGTCAAGATCGGGTGCAATTGCAGCACTGTGTACTGATGACAAAATCGAAGCATTGGCACCTTACCCATTCTTACCGTCAGACAGGTTGGATTACCTGATCTGTTCTCCAGACAATTCCGAATTAAAAGAGTATTTTGCTCAATTAGACTGCACCGTGATCACCAGTAATAACGTTTAA
- a CDS encoding DapH/DapD/GlmU-related protein, producing MLGPQVGIYTATHPLDPKERASGIEFAKPIRIGNNCWIGGHATLNPGITLGNNVVVASGSVVTKSFGDNVVIGGNPARIIREIK from the coding sequence ATGCTGGGCCCTCAAGTTGGGATCTATACCGCGACCCATCCACTCGATCCCAAAGAGCGCGCCAGTGGCATTGAGTTCGCCAAGCCGATTCGCATTGGAAATAACTGCTGGATTGGTGGTCATGCCACATTAAATCCAGGGATAACGTTAGGAAATAATGTAGTTGTCGCATCAGGTAGTGTTGTCACGAAAAGCTTTGGTGACAATGTTGTGATTGGCGGAAACCCTGCGCGAATTATTCGTGAA
- a CDS encoding HAD family hydrolase, whose amino-acid sequence MIKLIITDMDGTFLNSHGDYNRELFQDVVAMMREHGVKFAPCTGKQVERVEELFGEQSKDFWILGDSATRIKHQGKYVYQSLLNNTLGLDIIGQLEAIEGSHIVIACTPEFAAIKRDIPEHLRTLVRRSYAQVELVDDYKDIESDFVKITVYDENKQCPAIRPQLSGFDDQAYIVVSEAAWIDIANAGVHKGTTVERLQALLGTTEAETMVFGDGFNDIELMERAHFSFAMRNAFEETKAAANFITRSNDEDAVMHTILQFLKLQKKC is encoded by the coding sequence GTGATCAAATTAATTATTACTGATATGGATGGGACTTTTCTGAATAGTCATGGCGATTACAACCGTGAGCTTTTTCAAGATGTTGTTGCAATGATGCGCGAACACGGGGTGAAATTTGCACCTTGTACAGGCAAACAGGTTGAACGCGTTGAAGAATTGTTCGGGGAACAGAGTAAGGATTTCTGGATACTGGGTGACAGTGCGACACGCATTAAACACCAGGGAAAATATGTTTATCAGTCCCTCCTCAACAATACACTGGGGCTTGATATCATTGGTCAATTAGAGGCAATTGAAGGCTCTCATATTGTGATTGCCTGCACGCCAGAATTTGCGGCAATCAAACGGGATATACCAGAGCATTTGCGTACACTGGTGAGACGTTCATATGCACAAGTCGAACTGGTCGATGACTACAAAGATATCGAATCCGATTTTGTCAAAATAACTGTCTATGATGAAAATAAACAGTGTCCGGCAATTCGCCCACAGCTTTCAGGATTTGATGATCAAGCTTATATCGTCGTTTCCGAAGCAGCCTGGATCGACATCGCGAACGCGGGTGTGCACAAGGGAACTACAGTGGAACGGTTACAAGCACTGCTTGGCACAACAGAAGCGGAAACCATGGTTTTCGGCGATGGTTTCAATGATATCGAACTGATGGAACGTGCTCATTTTAGTTTCGCAATGCGAAATGCGTTTGAAGAAACTAAAGCCGCGGCGAACTTCATAACTCGTTCTAATGATGAAGATGCAGTGATGCACACCATCTTGCAATTCTTGAAACTGCAAAAGAAATGCTAA